A part of Aegilops tauschii subsp. strangulata cultivar AL8/78 chromosome 2, Aet v6.0, whole genome shotgun sequence genomic DNA contains:
- the LOC141040639 gene encoding uncharacterized protein, with product MVALELAGWVASPFIGKLVEKVCSYAEDQWQRQDTTEKLRIVKKKLSSIQITVSIAERVQARNTTMGSWLQRIKDAAFEAEDVLDSFHHLVLQAQDEDKDKVSSVASPAAGSSSTSTTVTTTASTITSSGSAVKKLVCVRKRFRFSDEHISELISAVDRLVEIESEMPMFLKLVELEDKRSDQPIQLRTTTSMQGPSKFFGRVNEEKHLRQLLTQINEQSVRSIGSE from the coding sequence ATGGTTGCTCTAGAATTAGCAGGATGGGTAGCCTCACCCTTCATCGGCAAGTTAGTTGAGAAGGTGTGCTCCTATGCTGAAGATCAGTGGCAACGGCAAGATACAACGGAGAAACTAAGAATCGTGAAAAAGAAACTATCATCAATCCAAATAACAGTGAGCATAGCTGAGAGAGTGCAAGCTAGGAACACAACCATGGGAAGCTGGCTACAGAGAATCAAAGATGCTGCTTTTGAGGCTGAGGatgttcttgattcatttcacCATCTAGTTCTCCAAGCACAAGATGAAGACAAGGACAAGGTTAGTTCTGTTGCTTCACCCGCAGCTGGTTCTTCCTCTACATCCACAACCGTCACCACCACTGCTTCTACCATCACTAGCAGCGGCTCAGCAGTAAAAAAGCTGGTTTGTGTACGCAAGCGCTTCCGTTTCTCCGATGAACATATCAGCGAGTTAATTTCTGCAGTGGATAGATTAGTTGAGATTGAAAGTGAGATGCCCATGTTCCTGAAGTTAGTGGAGCTAGAGGACAAGAGATCAGACCAACCCATTCAGTTGCGTACAACAACATCCATGCAAGGCCCCTCAAAGTTTTTTGGTCGAGTCAATGAAGAGAAACATCTAAGGCAATTACTTACACAGATAAATGAACAATCTGTTAGATCCATTGGATCGGAGTAG